A single Fusarium oxysporum Fo47 chromosome IV, complete sequence DNA region contains:
- a CDS encoding -domain-containing protein, which translates to MASTTGVGDEETAPLLATSPTSSTGVINSQYQSLSQISSSNDSDVSNTSNTDPRWTLSQSARRLYISHTLSTWNSRVFEFGSVLYLASIFPGTLMPLAIYSIVRGASAITLSSWVGSYIDRKDRLNTVRLSIVSQRLVVAASCVIFFILSRVESPSDELRVGLLAALIFMACVEKLAAIMNLVSVERDWVIVVARSDTTALRTMNSQMRRIDLICKLLGPFFIGILDGVSTETAILVNLAMNCTSVIVEYFTIAKVYYQVPELQHPKTTPPIVPQNEEQQTRQNAWVSFKKAIQKTSSDLRLYFTHPAFAPSFSIALLYCTVLSFGGVMVTYLLASGYTSAQIAAMRTVSVTLEVLATWIGPWVMKKIGPVRAGLWFLSWELGCLAIGVSIFWRYADNVLVSTLGLVCGSMLSRIGLWGVDLSAQVIIQEEVEAEKRGAFSAVEASWQNVFEMCSYTSTIIFSSPSQFHNPTALSVTSVFFAWLLYSSFVKKRRGHLVHWPTCMSPEKQQATIDELFESGPSRRREGL; encoded by the exons ATGGCTTCAACTACCGGTGTCGGAGATGAAGAAACGGCGCCTTTACTAGCAACAtcgccaacttcatcaactgGCGTTATTAATTCGCAGTATCAATCATTAAGCCAAATCAGCAGCAGTAATGATAGTGATGTTAGTAACACCAGCAATACCGACCCCAGATGGACTCTTAGTCAGAGCGCGCGCCGACTCTACATCTCTCATACCCTCTCAACATGGAACTCACGCGTCTTCGAATTTGGAAGTGTGCTATATCTCGCCTCAATATTTCCCGGAACCCTGATGCCACTTGCGATTTATTCGATAGTGAGAGGCGCTTCTGCTATTACATTGTCGTCATGGGTCGGGAGTTATATCGATCGCAAAGACCGCCTTAATACCGTGAGACTGTCAATCG TCTCACAGCGActtgttgttgctgcctCATGCGTTATCTTCTTTATACTCAGCAGAGTTGAAAGCCCTTCAGATGAACTGCGGGTCGGGTTGCTtgcagccttgatcttcatGGCATGCGTTGAGAAGCTGGCCGCTATCATGAATCTCGTGTCCGTTGAAAGAGATTGGGTTATTGTTGTGGCACGCTCAGATACTACTGCACTTCGAA CCATGAACTCGCAAATGAGGCGGATTGACCTTATTTGTAAACTACTTGGACCTTTTTTCATAGGTATACTCGACGGTGTTTCCACGGAAACAGCGATTCTTGTCAACCTAGCAATGAACTGTACTTCAGTTATTGTTGAGTATTTCACCATTGCCAAG GTCTATTATCAAGTACCCGAACTGCAGCATCCAAAGACCACGCCCCCTATTGTACCACAAAATGAGGAACAGCAGACTCGTCAGAATGCCTGGGTGTCATTCAAAAAAGCTATACAGAAGACGTCCAGTGATCTTCGACTTTACTTTACCCATCCCGCGTTTGccccctccttctcaatagCGCTTCTTTACTGCACAGTTCTGTCTTTTGGTGGTGTTATGGTTACATATCTGTTAGCGAGTGGATACACTTCAGCCCAGATTGCCGCAATGAGAACAGTCTCGGTGACTCTTGAGGTTCTCGCCACATGGATTGGACCGtgggtgatgaagaagatcgGACCCGTTCGTGCTGGTCTTTGGTTCCTGAGCTGGGAACTGGGATGTCTAGCAATTGGTGTATCAATTTTCTGGCGATATGCTGACAACGTCTTGGTATCAACACTGGGACTTGTCTGTGGTTCAATGTTGAGCCGAATCGGACTTTGGGGGGTAGATCTGTCTGCACAGGTTATTATTCAAGAG GAAGTTGAGGCAGAGAAACGAGGAGCCTTTTCTGCTGTGGAAGCTAGTTGGCAAAATGTGTTCGAGATGTGTTCATACACGTCAACCATCATATTCTCGTCACCCAGTCAGTTCCACAACCCGACAGCGCTCAGCGTCACATCAGTATTCTTTGCATGGCTACTGTACAGCTCTTTTGTCAAGAAGCGACGAGGACATCTCGTCCACTGGCCTACTTGCATGTCCCCAGAAAAGCAGCAGGCAACGATCGACGAGCTATTCGAGTCCGGGCCGTCGAGGCGAAGAGAGGGGCTCTGA